ACGAAACTCGCCGGGTACATCAGCTCCGACACCGCGCGCGCTTCACCCGCTTCGAGCTGCGCGCGCACCAGGTCCTTGATGTTGATCACACCGACGATGTCGTCGACCGACTCGTCGATCACCGGCAGCCGGGTGAACCCGGTGCGCAGCGACAGCGCCAGAGCCTGCCGCACGCTCTTGGTCTGCTCGATCCAGATGATCTCGGTGCGCGGCACCATCACCTCGCGCGCCACGGTGTCGCCCAGCTCGAACACCGAGTGGATCATCTGCCGCTCGCCGGGTTCCACCACGCCGCGTTCCTCGGCGAGGTCGACCAGCTCGCGCAGCTCGATTTCCGTGGTGAACGGGCCTTCGCGGAAACCTTGGCCGGGGGTGATGGCGTTACCGATGATGATCAGCAGCCGGGACAGCGGGCCGAGGACCGAGCCGAGCACCCGCACCGGCCAGGCCACGACGGTGCCGACCCGGTAGGGGTGCTGGCGGCCGATCGTGCGCGGCCCGACCCCGATGAGGACATAGCTGACCAGCAGCATCACCAGGGCGGTGACCACCAGCGCGAGCCCCTGCGGCTCGATCCAGCGCAGGAACACCACGGTGACCAGCACCGTCGCGGTCAGCTCGCAGCCCAGCCGCAGCAGCACCAGCAGGTTGATGTGCCGTCGTCGTTCGTCGATCACCGTGGACAGCTGGCGGGCGCCGGGACGGCCCATGCGCACCATGCCCTCGGCGCGGGCCTTCGACACGCTGCTGACCGCCGCGTCGGCGGCCGCGAGCACCCCGCCGAGCAGCACCAGCGCCACGGCGATCACCAGCAGAGCGGCCGAACTCGCCATCGGCCGTCCCTCACTCCTCGGTGTCGGCGGGGGTGTCCAGGCCGGCAGCCCCCAGCAGGCGATCGTCGGTGGTCCGCTGCGCTGCGCTGCGCTGGGCGTCGGCCACCGCGACCTTGAAGTCGGCCAGGATCCGCTTCTGCAGACCGAACATCTCGCGTTCCTCGGCGGGCTCGGCGTGGTCGTAGCCGAGCAGGTGCAGGACGCCGTGCACGGTCAGCAGGTGCAGCTCGTCGATCAGGGAGTGACCGGCCGTGCGTGCCTGGTCCCTGGCGAAACCCGGGCACAGCACGATGTCGCCGAGCAGCGCGGGCGACGGGTCACCCGCGTCGGGACGGCGGGCGGCGTCCAGCTCGTCCATCGGGAAGGCCATGACGTCGGTGGGCCCCGGCAGGTCCATCCAGCGTTCGTGCAGGTCGGACATGACGTCCAGGGTCACCAGCACCACCGACAGCTCGGCGAGCGGGCTGACCTCCATGCGGTCCAGCGCGAAGCGCGCGGCCGAGACGATCGACGTCTCGTCCACCGCGACACCGGACTCGTTCGCGATCTCGATCGTCATGGCTCAGCGTCGGCCCCGCCAGCCGTTGCCCGGCTGCGTGTCCTGCTCGGCCTGCCACTTCTCGTAGGCGTCCACGATGTTCCCGACCAGCCGGTGGCGCACCACGTCGGAGCTGGTGAGCGTGGCGAAATGCAAGTCTTCCACGCCTTCCAGGATCTCACGCACCACTCGCAGGCCCGACTTCTGCCCGGTCGGGAGGTCGACCTGGGTGATGTCCCCGGTCACCACGATCTTCGAGCCGAACCCGAGCCGGGTGAGGAACATCTTCATCTGCTCGGGCGTGGTGTTCTGCGCCTCGTCGAGGATGATGAACGCGTCGTTGAGCGTGCGGCCGCGCATGTAGGCCAGCGGCGCGATCTCGATGGTGCCCGCCTGGATCAGCCGCGGGATCGAGTCCGGGTCGACCATGTCGTGCAGCGCGTCGTAGAGCGGCCGCAGGTACGGGTCGATCTTCTCGGACAGCGTGCCCGGCAGGAAGCCCAGGCGCTCCCCCGCCTCGACCGCGGGCCGGGTGAGGATGATCCGGGTGATCTGCTTGGCCTGCAGCGCCTGCACGGCCTTCGCCATCGCCAGGTACGTCTTGCCGGTGCCCGCCGGGCCGATGCCGAAGACGACCGTGTACTTGTCGATGGCGTCGACGTAGCGCTTCTGGTTCAGTGTCTTGGGGCGGATCGTGCGGCCGCGCCGGGACAGGATGTCCAGGCTGAGCACTTCGGCCGGCGACTCCGAGCCGCCCGCCGAGAGCATGCCCACGGTGCGGCGCACGGTGTCCGGGCCGACCTGCTGGCCGCGCCCGGCGAGCGCCACCAGCTCGGCGAACACGCGCTCACCGAACGCGACGTCGGCGGGCTCCCCGGTGAGGGTGACCTCGTTGCCCCGTACGTGCACGTCGGCGGCCAGCAGCTCCTCGGCGACCCGCAGGTTCTCGTCGCGGGACCCGAGCAGCGTGAGCACCGCGCCGTCCGGAATGGGGAACCGGGACTGGGCACTGCGCGTGCCGTGTGCGGTTCCGTTGGTCTCAGTGACGCCCCCGGCGCCGTCGGGAACGTCCGATCGGGCGGCTCCACCCTGTGCGGTTCCGGCCAAGTGTCCTCGGGCCTGCCTTCTGCGTCTCCGCTGCTCGCTTGCTGCTGCTTACCCCACGATGCTAGCGAAACGGGCGGGGCGCGCGCAGGCGGTTACTTCGCGAGTCGCCCGAAGTACCCGAGTTGTTCGCCACCCAGGACGTGCGCGTGCACGTGGAAGACGGTCTGCCCGGCGTCACTGTCCGTGTTGAAGACCACGCGGTAGCCGGATTCGGTGATGCCCTCGAGTTCGGCGACCTTGGCCGCGGTGCTCATCACGTCCGCGAGCAGTTGCGGATCGGCGGCCGCCAGCTCCGCGACATTGCGGTAACGCTTCTTCGGCACAACGAGCACGTGCACGCGCGCCTGCGGCTGGATATCGCGAAACGCGAAAGTATTTTCAGTTTCGTACACCTTGTCGCTCGGAATCTCGCCCGCGACAATCCGCTCGAACAACGTCTCCGCATCGCTCATGCGCGAACCCTATCGCTGTCGTCCGGTGCGGCGACATGCCTGGTGCCACAGGGAAAACGGAAAACTCCGTGAGATGCCGCGGGGCGGTGGAGCCTGGGGGTCGCTCCACCGCCTCCGCGGCTCCGCCGGACCGAGGGGGGAGGTGTCCGGCGGGGCTTCGGGCACCCGAGGCCAACCCCAGGTGTCGTGGTGGTCAGGGTAATGGGTGCGGTGCCTCACGCGCCACAGTCGACACCCAACTTTTTCCAGGTTTCGAAGACGGCCGGTACGCGAATGCGGTGAAACGCGCGTTGTGGTGCGAGTTCCAGCGCGACCGCGCGCCAGGACCGGCAACCGGATTCGCCCGCTTCGGTGGCAACAGCGCGTGACCGACGCGGATCACCAGCGAGCGGTCAACGCCCCCAGCGCGCCCAGCGCCACCGCGGCCGCCGTGGACGTCCGCAGGACGGTCGGCCCCAGCCGGACACCCACGGCCCCGGCCGCGCCGAGCGCGGTGAGCTCGCCGTCGGTGATGCCGCCCTCCGGACCCACCACCAGGAGCACATCACCCGAGGACGGCAGCTCCAGCTCGGTCAGCCGCCGCGCCGCGCTGCCTTCCAGGACAAGGGCGCACGCGGCACCGGACACCGCGTCCGCCAG
This is a stretch of genomic DNA from Amycolatopsis endophytica. It encodes these proteins:
- a CDS encoding hemolysin family protein; this translates as MASSAALLVIAVALVLLGGVLAAADAAVSSVSKARAEGMVRMGRPGARQLSTVIDERRRHINLLVLLRLGCELTATVLVTVVFLRWIEPQGLALVVTALVMLLVSYVLIGVGPRTIGRQHPYRVGTVVAWPVRVLGSVLGPLSRLLIIIGNAITPGQGFREGPFTTEIELRELVDLAEERGVVEPGERQMIHSVFELGDTVAREVMVPRTEIIWIEQTKSVRQALALSLRTGFTRLPVIDESVDDIVGVINIKDLVRAQLEAGEARAVSELMYPASFVPDSKRLDELLREMQVSHNHLAIAVDEYGGTAGLLTIEDILEEIVGEITDESDLEERPPVEHLDDRTVRVSARLGVGDLGELFGLELEDHDVETVGGLLAQRLGRVPLPGAEAEIDGLRLHAEGGKDRRGRMRISTVVVQAESDELAGRRVRTSNGDHDEADRSVDHA
- the ybeY gene encoding rRNA maturation RNase YbeY — encoded protein: MTIEIANESGVAVDETSIVSAARFALDRMEVSPLAELSVVLVTLDVMSDLHERWMDLPGPTDVMAFPMDELDAARRPDAGDPSPALLGDIVLCPGFARDQARTAGHSLIDELHLLTVHGVLHLLGYDHAEPAEEREMFGLQKRILADFKVAVADAQRSAAQRTTDDRLLGAAGLDTPADTEE
- a CDS encoding PhoH family protein; translation: MAGTAQGGAARSDVPDGAGGVTETNGTAHGTRSAQSRFPIPDGAVLTLLGSRDENLRVAEELLAADVHVRGNEVTLTGEPADVAFGERVFAELVALAGRGQQVGPDTVRRTVGMLSAGGSESPAEVLSLDILSRRGRTIRPKTLNQKRYVDAIDKYTVVFGIGPAGTGKTYLAMAKAVQALQAKQITRIILTRPAVEAGERLGFLPGTLSEKIDPYLRPLYDALHDMVDPDSIPRLIQAGTIEIAPLAYMRGRTLNDAFIILDEAQNTTPEQMKMFLTRLGFGSKIVVTGDITQVDLPTGQKSGLRVVREILEGVEDLHFATLTSSDVVRHRLVGNIVDAYEKWQAEQDTQPGNGWRGRR
- a CDS encoding histidine triad nucleotide-binding protein, which encodes MSDAETLFERIVAGEIPSDKVYETENTFAFRDIQPQARVHVLVVPKKRYRNVAELAAADPQLLADVMSTAAKVAELEGITESGYRVVFNTDSDAGQTVFHVHAHVLGGEQLGYFGRLAK